In one Ictalurus furcatus strain D&B chromosome 28, Billie_1.0, whole genome shotgun sequence genomic region, the following are encoded:
- the foxd1 gene encoding forkhead box protein D1, giving the protein MTLSSEMSDACALSEEPDIDVVGEGDDDDVARSRPYDNDEFPRARDELFLSTSSPCVDSVHGAAGSGARDTYKPASKNALVKPPYSYIALITMAILQSPKKRLTLSEICDFISNRFPYYREKFPAWQNSIRHNLSLNDCFVKIPREPGNPGKGNYWTLDPESADMFDNGSFLRRRKRFKRQQAPELLREHGAFVPAYGYGAYGCGYGLQLHAAYQAHSALFTFQQQQQAPPSSRHTGTLIPAPSLMPNTAELARSRFYPPLSPGISSPEQTATKSPVHRSPFSIESLIGSAGSPAHAHCASRTPPVPFGPNGAEKFPTRIVNGTSGC; this is encoded by the coding sequence ATGACTCTGAGCTCCGAGATGTCGGACGCGTGTGCGCTCTCGGAAGAGCCGGACATCGATGTGGTGGGCGAAGGAGACGATGACGACGTCGCGCGCTCGCGCCCCTACGACAACGACGAATTTCCGCGCGCTCGTGACGAGCTTTTCCTCTCCACTTCGTCTCCGTGCGTGGACTCTGTTCACGGCGCTGCCGGTTCGGGTGCGCGCGACACGTACAAACCGGCGAGCAAGAACGCTCTGGTGAAGCCTCCCTACTCGTACATCGCGCTCATCACCATGGCCATCCTTCAGAGTCCCAAGAAGCGGTTGACGCTCAGCGAAATCTGCGACTTCATCAGCAACCGCTTTCCGTACTACCGCGAGAAGTTTCCCGCATGGCAGAACTCAATCCGCCACAATCTGTCACTCAACGACTGTTTCGTCAAGATCCCCCGCGAGCCCGGCAACCCAGGCAAAGGTAACTACTGGACGCTGGATCCGGAGTCAGCCGACATGTTCGACAACGGCAGCTTCCTGCGCCGGCGAAAGCGCTTCAAGCGCCAGCAGGCACCCGAGCTCCTTCGGGAACACGGCGCTTTCGTCCCTGCGTACGGCTACGGAGCTTATGGTTGCGGTTACGGCCTCCAACTGCACGCGGCATATCAAGCGCATTCCGCACTCTTTACTTTCCAGCAGCAACAGCAGGCGCCTCCGTCTTCAAGACACACCGGAACTCTGATCCCCGCGCCTTCCCTCATGCCAAACACAGCCGAACTCGCGCGCTCCCGTTTCTATCCTCCGCTGAGTCCCGGGATTTCCTCCCCGGAACAGACTGCGACCAAATCCCCGGTACACCGCTCACCATTTTCCATAGAAAGCCTCATAGGGAGTGCTGGGAGTCCGGCGCATGCGCACTGTGCCTCACGGACTCCGCCGGTGCCTTTCGGACCGAATGGAGCCGAAAAGTTTCCCACACGGATTGTCAATGGCACAAGCGGCTGTTAA